GCCTTCGACATCACCGGCAAGGGGATCGCCAACCCAATCGCGACATTCTGGACCGCAGCGCAGATGCTCGAACATCTCGGCGAGCAGGAAGCCGCAGCGCGCCTGATGGCAGCTGTGGAACGGGTGACTGAGGCGGGCATTCTCACTCCTGATGTCGGAGGTACCGCTAACACGAAACAGGTAACGGACGCAGTCTGCGAAGCGATCGCAGGCTCGAATATTCTGGTCGCTGCCGAATGACCTGGGATGATGTGTCCGCCCGCAAGGTGCTGCGTCGAATTTTCGACGCAGCCGTAGAGAGTGCCGATCCGGCCAAAGTGGTCGCGACACATCTCCCTGAACCTCCTAAAGGCCGCTGTATCGTCGTCGGCGCAGGCAAGGCATCGGCAGCAATGGCAGCTGCGCTCGACACAGCCTGGGGTGATGTAGAGCTCACGGGACTTGTCGTCACCCGTTATGCCCACGCGGTTCCCGCCGGCCGGATAGAAATCATCGAGGCAGCTCATCCTGTCCCCGATGAGATGAGTGTCGAAGCCGCAAGGCGCATTCTCGGATCTGTCGAAAACCTCAGTGCAGATGATCTGGTCATCGCCCTCATTTCGGGCGGTGGCTCCTCTCTTCTGGTTTCGCCCGCTGGCAACATGACGCTTGCCGATAAACGAGCTGTCAATCAGGCATTGCTTGCAAGCGGCGCAACCATTTCGGAAATGAACACGGTTCGCAAACAGCTTTCCAATATCAAAGGCGGAAGGCTGGCGCAGGCAGCATATCCCGCAAAAGTGATCACGCTGGTCATATCTGACGTACCGGGTGATGACCCTTCGGAGATCGCATCGGGACCAACCGTTACCAACGACACCACGATCGAGGACGCCAGGGAAATCGTTGCTCGTTACGGGCTGAAACTTCCTGTTGCGGCACAGGACGTGCTTGCACAGGGCTGTTCGCTCGATGCATCCCGTCCCATGAATGCCGAAGTGCGGCTGATCGCATCACCATCTATCGCGCTGGAGGCTGCGGCAGACGTTGCGAAAGCCAACGGTTTGCAGACGCTCGTTCTCGGCGACGCGCTAGAGGGCGAAGCGCGTGAAGTCGGTACCCTCTTTGCAGGCATCGCAAAATCAGCCAAAGTGAAAGGGCTTCCCATCTCCGGTCCTGCGGTCATTCTCTCTGGCGGAGAGACGTCTGTTTCATTGCCCAAGGGATCGACCGGTCGCGGCGGTAGAAATACCGAGTTCCTTTTGAGTATGGCTATTGGCTTGGACGGATCAAAAAATATCTGGGCCATCGCAGGTGACACAGACGGCATCGACGGTGTGGAGGACGCTGCTGGCGCCATCGTTACGCCGGAAACATTGTCGCGTATGCAGGCGGCTGGTATTGCACCACGCGCCGCCCTTTCCGCACACGATAGCTACACCGCCTTCAAGGCCGCAGGCGATCTGGTCGTAACCGGCCCGACGCTTACAAACGTCAACGATATACGTGCAATTTTGATCGGTTAAATCCATGTTCATTCGCAGCAATCGTCGGGCCAAGATCGTCGCTACGGTCGGGCCATCCTCAAACTCGGCCGAAAAACTGCGCGAAATGTTTCTCGCGGGCGTCGATACTTTTCGGCTCAATTTCAGCCATGGCACCCACGAGGATCACGCCGCCTCCTTCCGCCGTATCAGGGCGTTGGAGAAGGAGCTGGGAACCTCCATCGGTATCCTTCAGGACTTGCAGGGCCCCAAAATTCGCATCGGCGTTCTGAGCGAAGGGAAACTTGCTCTCCCAAAGGGAGCGGCTGTCCGTTTTCTTTGCGGTACCGAGCCCGGAAAAGGTTTACTCGACATTCCGCTCCCACATCGCGAAATCTTCGCGGCCGTCAAGCCCGGGGATGATCTTCTTATCGATGACGGTCGGGTTCGCGTGCGCACCACAGGTGTGAGCGATGAATATATTGATGCTGATGTTATCGTTGCCGGGCCGATCTCGAACCGCAAAGGCGTCAACATACCCGGAGCGGTTCTGGATATCTCGCCGCTCACGCCAAAAGATCGCCGTGACCTGGAGTTCGGTCTAGAGCTTGGCGTAGACTGGGTAGCACTATCCTTCGTGCAAAAGGCCCGAGACATGATCGAAGCTCGCTCCCTCGTAAGTGAGCGCGCAGGATTGATTGCCAAGATCGAAAAGCCGTCCGCGCTTGACGAAATCGATGACATCATCCGGCTTTCCGACGGGATCATGGTTGCGCGTGGCGACCTCGGCGTGGAAATTCCGCCTGAGGAGGTGCCCGGACGCCAGAAAGAGCTTATCCGTGCCTGCCGCATGGCGGCAAAGCCGGTTATCGTCGCAACGCAGATGCTGGATTCAATGGTGTATTCGCCGACGCCAACCCGCGCCGAAGCTTCGGATGTTGCGGGCGCGATCTACGACGGCGCAGATGCAGTGATGCTTTCCGCCGAATCGGCGACAGGCTCCTACCCTGTCGAAACCGTCGAGATCATGAGCCGGATCATCGAAAAAACTGAGAAGCACAGGCTTTACCGGCCCATCGTCGAGGCGACCGAGCCTGAGCTGACGCAGACACCTCCGCATGCGGTTGCGCAGGCAGCGGCCGGAGTGGCGATTTCACTTCGGTCTCCCTTGATTGTTGCCTTTACCCTGAGCGGAGCAACGGCATCGCGGATCTCCCGGGCGCGTCCACCATTGCCCATACTTGCGCTAACTCCTTCCGAACAAGCCACTCGCCAACTCGCACTTTTTTGGGGAGTTGTCGCGGTTAGAGCCACAACAGTTGCAAATTACAAACAGTCCATCGACAACGCAAAACGCGCAGCAAGGGAAACAGGTCTTACAAAGTCGGGGGACCAGATCGTTATTGTTAGCGGCTTCCCGTTTGCAACACGAGGCAGTACCAACAATTTACGCGTAGTGGAGGTCGGGACGGCTTCGTAACAGCTCTGTCTGCGAGCCCGCGACGTTCAATCGGTTATGAGTTCATAGCAAAGCTCTTGAAGGGATAGGAATGTCTGACACATTAGTTCAGCTACTTGCTGACTTAGCGCAGATCGGACGATTTCCGGTCATAGAATGCTTTCGGCGCCTTTAGTAAAGGCCACTCGACTCCGCCTGCCTAATGCAATCGCGCCCATCGCTTTTTGCTTGGTAAAGTGCGCGATCAGCACGATCCATCAAGGCAGCTAAGTCCTCCCCTTTGTGCGCTACCGCAACCCCAAAGCTTGCCGTTGGAGTGAATTCGTTTGAAAGGATACCGGGCGATATTTCTTTGAAGGCGAGCCGGACGACCTCAGCAAGAGCCGAAGCTGTAGCGGCCTGGCCCGGTGCGAGCAAGATCGCGAACTCCTCACCGCCCAAGCGGCCGACGATCGCATCGTTGGGAGCGTTACCCTTGAGAATTTCGGAGAAAGCTCGAATGACGCGGTCTCCACCGCTGTGTCCAAAGCGGTCATTGATTGACTTGAAGTAATCGAGGTCGCTCACGATCACAGACACCCGTGCATCCGCGGACTGCCGCGCGATAGCGTTGAGTGCACGCGGCTCGAAGCCGCGACGATTAAGTAATCCCGACAAGGCATCGATCTGGGCATCCGACTTGATGCTGTCCAACACGTCACTTGCAATCACCGCGAATATACCTACGGCTGTCATTGCGCAAATAAGTGCGTCCGATATAGAGACAACGAGCCAATAAGCTCCTTCGAACCCTCCCTCTACGTTACCCGAAGCAAGCAAGAAAAGAGGGCGGAGAAGAAAGCCTCCGCACGAAATTATAATCAGACCGAAAAGTACCTGCTCGACCGGAGTGCGATCTCGAGCCTTTGCTACATCAAACAGCATCACAAGACCAACCGCCGCGAGCCCACCGTTCAGGAAAATGACTCGCATAAGCAGGCTTTGCTCCACAAACTGATGATAATAGAGAGCGCTCAATGCAAGTGCGGCGATACTCAAGACAGCGAGATATCTTGGTCGTTGTGCGCGCCTGATGGACAGTCCAATAGACAGTAATACCATGGAGGACATCAAGAATACGTTGGCCAGCAACCGTAGTAGTGGATCCCCGAGCGAAAAGGCAAAATAGAATATGACGAAACACAGTGCTCTCACCGAATATGAAAGAGCGAAGATAGCAATATAGGTAAGATGCCTGTGGTGGTGCCAGAGCACGAACATCGATATGCAAAACAGTGCAGACATGCCCGTATTCAACAGGCCTATGACGTCTTGATAACTCATATCTGACCGCCCATGGTGCCCGCCCTACGCACCTATATCGCACTCTTCAAAGTTGCGATAACACGGCTCTTGTAAATATCGGGTAAACCTGGCGCACCATGGGCAAGGCTTGGTTGATCTCGGCTAACAACCCGCTTCGCGGCTTCTATAGCGAGGCATCCGCGGTGACGCCTTTTCTTCCCTGACGTCTATAGAAGGTGATCTCACATGGCTCCGATCGTCCTTTAAAACTTCACCGTGAACCCAATCGTGCCATTGAAGCTGGTATTGCCGGAGAGATCAGCCAGACTGGTGTTGATGCCCGCCTGCCCGTGCACGGCATATCTTTCGTTATCCCAGGCATAGGTGCCGCCAAGGCCAAGCCCGCCCCAGAGACGTTCCTGCGAGTTACGGAATGACACGCCGGCGACGTCCGTTCTCGCATCAGGCGACAGGTCATAATAAAGATTGGCAATGCCATATGCCTGCAGGCGGCTCCGCACACCGGCCTCATCCGTCCAGCTGTTTTCATAATCCGATGACAGGCCTAGACGTAGCGTCAAATCATTGTCCCTGCCCAGAGATACGGCTGAACCAAAGGCATCGGTAAAGTCGCGGTAGCTCAGGCCGGAAAAGCTGAGCTGCGCCTGCGGGGTCAGGCTCCAGCCGGGACCGACGGCAATCTGCTGGCCTGCCTCGACACCCAGCGCATAACCAAAACCATTAATCCCCGAGGCAAGCCGGGTGGCTGCGGTGGTGGAGTTGAGGTCATTGTCAAACCAGGTGAGGTTAAGATGACCATCGACATAAAAGCCGCCATTGCCATACCAGGTCAACGTGCTGCCAAGGCCGTAACCATTGCTGCTGATGGTGCCATTGCCGTATGCCGAGGTGATGTCACCATTGATGGTGCCGTAACGCACGGACAAGCCGCCAACCAGATTGCCACCCGTTGATGACATGAGTTCAATGTCGGTCCCGGCCTGTAGCTGCCAGGTATCAACGGTGTAGTCTGCACCTGTAGTGGAGGAATGCGGTGACAGGCGATCATGTTGGCCGACTATGCGGCCCCAAACGCCGTAACCACCACCATCAGAACCCTGCCCGGTATTGGCGCTTTTGTCGCCGCTGACGCTCCAGACACGGCTTCCGACACGCTGTTGCAGTGTATCCAGCGAATTGAAGCGCTGCAGCACGGAGGAATAGGCCTCGTAAACCGGTGCACCGGCTTGATAAAGCGGCGTGCCTGACGACAACAGGGTCGAGCGCAGATACCAGTCACCGTCTGCTGGGGTGCTGACACCGCCCTGATACAGCCGGTAGGCATAAGCACCGGCGACCACGGCCTGATCACCTTCAAAAACATAACTGCCGAGTAAAGAGAACGTGCCGGCGGAGCTGCCGCCGACGTCGATGATCTTGATGCCTTCTACTGTCTGATCACCGGTGCCACCAACATTGATGACACGCACATTGGTGGTGCCAGATGTGTTCCCCGTGATAATCAACTGGTCGGTAGAAGACGTATCGTCGCCCAGCACGGTTTCAATTTCCAACGCGCCGCTGTTTCCGATATAGTCCCCCGCAACCGTCAATGTGCCGATGGAGTTGCCCGGTGCAATGGTACCGCCGGCAAAGTTGGTTGTGGTGCCCACCTGCCCGATACCCTGAAGACGGCCGCCATGCACCTCCATGGTGCCGCCGAGCGTGTTGTTGACCGACAATATGCCATCATAAACGCCTGATACGCCATGCAATGCTGAATTGTTGGCGGTGAGAATTGTCTGGCCGGAGCCGACCTGCTGCACGCCGCCGGAACCACTTATCGTGCCACCGAATGTCACCGAATCAGAGCGGTTAAAGGCTAAAATACCATCATTGGCAACGTCCCCCAAAATGCTCCCTGTCGTGCCATTGTTGCCCAGCCGCAGCGTACCGTCCGCAATTATCGTACCGCCGGTGTAACTGTTCGTACCGGTCAGGGTCAAAGTGCCCGAACCCTGTTTGGTCAAGGCACCAGTACCGGTGAGTTCAGGAGCAACGCCGATGTTGTAACCGTTGGTGTCAAAGAAAGCGCCATTGGCGTCCAACAGCACCTGCTGGCTGCCAAAACCGGTGAAAAAAGCACTGTTGTTTCTGGTTGCCCTGATGATACCGCCATCCAAGGTGACATTGGCGGTGCCCATGCCGCCGCGAACAAAATTGGTCTCCAGCACGCCGCGCGCGCCAACTGTGCCGTTTATATCCAGGGCGCCGACTGCGGTCGACGAGGAAATGCCAAGCCAGACACCATCCCGCACATAAACGCTTGCGCCATCTTCAATGGTGATGTCGCCCAGGCCGTAGTTGCCTAGATTGAGATTATAGTCGCCGATGGACCAGCTGGATCCGGCACCAGTAACGGTTACGCTTCCGAAACCCGCAGCACCGGCACCAACATATCCCTGCTGGCTGGATACCGTCGCACCATCTTCAATTCTCAAGGTGCCACTGGCATAACTGCCAACAGTGAGCTGGTCGGAAATGCTCCAGCTAGAGGAGGTGCCGGAAACAGTAGCGGAACTTGTGTCGGTGTCTCCGATAGTGGCAAGTCCGCTGGACACTTGTCCGCGATCTTCAATTCTCAGGATGCCGTTGCTGACGGTGATGCGGCCTGCATTTTCCCAGGATGAGCCGTCGCCGGACACCAAGACTTTGCCCTCGTTGGTGCCACCGATATAGGTATCGGCATTAACGATGAGTTTGCCGCCGAAAAGAACTTGCAAGTCGCCATCGCCGCTGTCGCCAACCCCGAAATAATCATTGCTGGTCCAGGTTGATGCGTTGCCAAAACCATCTGTGCCCGAGACAAGGGCGACGCCATCCACCACGCCGCTGGAATTGGTGACACTGGCCCCGCCGGTGACATTGAGCGTCCCGTCGACTACCCGTGTTTCGGCAGCGCTCAGAGTTGAAGCCCCACCTGCCACTGTCAATGTGCTGGTAGCTTCCACGGAGACAGAGTTAGCGGTAGCGGCGCCTGAAAGGCTCACGGTGCCCGGCGCGATAACAACATCGGCCGAAAAATCCGGAACGGCGTTGGAACTCCAGTTGCCGGCATCAAACCAATCGTTATTGCCCGCACCGCCCGTCCAGTCAGCCGCCGTCACCGAAACCGGTACCGCCGCGAAGGCCAGAACGAGCGGTGCGGTGGACAAAAGCAGGCGTTGATAGGACGGCAGAAGTTGGCGAAAGGCTTGACGCTTTGGCATGGCGACCCCGAGAAGAGAGGGTGTGATGATTGTCAAAGCATTAAAAAAGATGATTAATATCTACCTAATATTCCCGTCAAAGCAGCAAAAATCTTGAGGACACGCAGTTGGCAGCAGCCTCCTCACCGCCCGTCCATTTCCTGACATGCAGTCCATGATCAAGCCACTGCGCCAGTGATACAAAGGCTCCGACCTAGGTATTAGCGGCGCGCAGGGCCTGACGAGTTCGTTTTTGACTCGTCCTATACACCGGAATTGATATCCTTTAAGGTCTTTAACAGAATCGAACCGGCGACACTGCTTTTAACGGAGGCTCGGTTTCTAACGATATGCCGAGCATCCGCCATAATGGACATGCGGCGAAACAGCGATCATAGTGCCGAAAATGAGCAGCGCTCCATACCGACGCTCCACAGCATTGACGGCGAACCAGCGGACGGGGCCGAAATGCTTGTGACGGCCAAGCCTTTGCTGGAACGAAGGAGGAGTTCGTAAACCATACCTGCCGAAGTCGACACGGGTTCAAACCGCGTGCTGGCTTACATGAACTGTTATCCCTCTCTAGAGGATAAGGCTAATGAAAATGCGATTTCTCAGTGAGGCTGTTCTCGCCTTGATGCTTTCCACCGCAATCGCCTCCGCGCAGCAGGCGTCCGACACGGTGGCGCCCGAGAAAGCGACGGATATTGCGACTGCCAAACGTATCGAGTCAAAGAGCTTCATGGTGGCGGCGGCCAATCCGCTGGCGGCCGAAGCGGGGCGCAACGTGATCGCAGCGGGTGGCAACGCCATCGATGCAATGGTGGCGGTGCAGGCCATGCTCGGCCTCGTTGAACCGCAGAGTTCCGGCCTCGGAGGTGGGGCATTCCTGGTCTACTACGACACAAAAAGCGGCAAGCTGACAACGTTTGATGGCCGCGAGACGGCGCCGATGGAAGCCACGCCAAAGCTCTTCCTGGATGACAACGGCCAACCGCTTAAATTCATGGACGCAGTGGTCGGCGGCCGTTCCGTTGGCACACCGGGAACAGTGCGGCTTCTGGAGGAAGCCCACAAACGCTATGGAAAGGCGGACTGGGCAAGCCTCCTGAAGCCGGCGGAAACGCTGGCTACCGAGGGTTTTAAGGTGTCACCGCGCCTTGCCTCTCTGATCGCGTCCGAGGGCGACCGGTTGAAGAAATATAAAGAGGCCCGGTCATATTTCTTCGACACCTCCGGGGCCGCCCTGCAGACCGGTGCCCTGTTGAAGAACCCTGTCTATGCCGAAACGCTTGCGGTGCTCGCCAACGGCGGCGCCGATGCTTTTTATAAAGGGAGAATTGCCGAGGCGGTCGTCAACACCGTGCGTGAGGCAGCCGACAATCCCGGTGTGCTGTCGCTGACCGATCTGTCCAACTATCGCGTGATCGAGCGCGAACCGGTTTGCTTCAACTATCGTGCTCTTGATGTGTGCGGCATGGGGCCGCCCTCTTCGGGCGCCATCACCGTCGGCCAGATACTCGGCATGGCGGAGAACTTCGATTTAAAGAGCCTGGGGCCGAAAAATGGCGAAAGCTGGCGCATTATCGGTGATGCACAGCGCCTCGCCTTCGCCGACCGCGAGCGTTACGTCGCTGACACCGATTTCATGCCGCTGCCGATCAAGGGCCTGCTGGACAAGACCTATCTGGGCGAGAGGGCAAAGCTGCTCGACGGCGATAAGGCTTTGGCCAACAATGCCGTCAAGGCCGGCGAGCCGGAATGGGACCACGCGCTAGTTTTCGGCCGCGATACCGCGCTCGAGTTGCCTTCCACAAGCCATTTTGTCATCGTCGACAAGGACGGCAACGTGGTCTCAATGACGACAACGATCGAAAACGGGTTCGGCTCGCGTCTGATGACGAACGGCTTCCTGCTCAATAACGAGCTGACGGACTTTTCCTTCAAGACCCATGACGGTGGTCTGCCGGTCGCCAATCGTGTCGAGCCAGGCAAACGACCGCGCTCCTCTATGGCTCCGACGATCGTGATGAAGGATGGAAGACCACTGCTCGCCATTGGTTCACCAGGCGGCAGCCAGATCATCGGCTATGTGGCACAGGCGCTGATCGCCTACATTGACTGGGGCATGCCCGTTGAGGCGATCGTCGCCCAGCCACATCTCATCAACCGGTTCGGCACATACGATGTCGAGGCCGGCACCAGCGCAGAAGATCTGGTGGGATCGCTCAAGGCTTTGGGTTACGAGGCAAAACCGGGTGAAATGAATTCCGGTTTGCATGCCATTGAGATAACCGCCCAGGGTTTGGCCGGCAGCGCCGATCCAAGACGCGAGGGAATGGTTGTAGGGGAGTGAACGCTCAGCCTGCGGAAAGACGGCGGCCTCAAGAGACTGAGCATAGCATCGTGTGGAGGCTAGGTGACTACCCCGCATGGGGTGTACTGTTTTTAGCGAGGAAATCGTAAGGAACAGGACATTACGTCCAAAAACAACTCTTCCTGCGCCATTGAAGCCGTCAAAGCATCAGAGCATCAGAGTGCACGTCGGGCAACCGGTTGCAACCCACTCCGTTAGTTGTCTGCATGACCAATCGAGGAAGGCATGAAAAACCTCGCCCTTAATTACTGGCCAGTTCCTTTTCGAGGTCAGTTCATCCGCAGGATTCTGGCCCATTGTGGGTACTCCTGGATGAATACGGTGTCGATGCGATTGAAGGAATTATGTATTGTGGGGTGGAAAAGCAGCCGTTGACTTCATGGGGCACCGGTTCAGATGTTAAGCGCGGGAAAAATCTTTGGTGCGTGGCCATAAGCGAATCGCGACTTACCGCATCAAAAAAATGCAATATTCGATGTCTACGCAGTTCTGGAGCCACTTCTGGGCCGTCGGCCTTCAGAAGCTTGTCGCCAACAGCGAGAAAAGTCGCGACTGGGAGTCCGCAGATCCGACAGCATGCCGGCCGCGCGTTGATCCATCGTTATTTTCCATCCCGAGGCTTACACCAGAGAAAGCACACACGGACGGACGTACAAGCCGGCAGATGGTTGTAAAGGACAAGCCATTCGAGCGCATTGACAATCGAGCGATCGTCTCGACAATTTTCTTATTCACGTGTTCATTCCTGCCATGTTCAAAGCCGCAAACGCTATGCAGATCAGGTTACGATCGACGA
The DNA window shown above is from Agrobacterium tumefaciens and carries:
- a CDS encoding glycerate kinase encodes the protein MTWDDVSARKVLRRIFDAAVESADPAKVVATHLPEPPKGRCIVVGAGKASAAMAAALDTAWGDVELTGLVVTRYAHAVPAGRIEIIEAAHPVPDEMSVEAARRILGSVENLSADDLVIALISGGGSSLLVSPAGNMTLADKRAVNQALLASGATISEMNTVRKQLSNIKGGRLAQAAYPAKVITLVISDVPGDDPSEIASGPTVTNDTTIEDAREIVARYGLKLPVAAQDVLAQGCSLDASRPMNAEVRLIASPSIALEAAADVAKANGLQTLVLGDALEGEAREVGTLFAGIAKSAKVKGLPISGPAVILSGGETSVSLPKGSTGRGGRNTEFLLSMAIGLDGSKNIWAIAGDTDGIDGVEDAAGAIVTPETLSRMQAAGIAPRAALSAHDSYTAFKAAGDLVVTGPTLTNVNDIRAILIG
- the pyk gene encoding pyruvate kinase, which produces MRSNRRAKIVATVGPSSNSAEKLREMFLAGVDTFRLNFSHGTHEDHAASFRRIRALEKELGTSIGILQDLQGPKIRIGVLSEGKLALPKGAAVRFLCGTEPGKGLLDIPLPHREIFAAVKPGDDLLIDDGRVRVRTTGVSDEYIDADVIVAGPISNRKGVNIPGAVLDISPLTPKDRRDLEFGLELGVDWVALSFVQKARDMIEARSLVSERAGLIAKIEKPSALDEIDDIIRLSDGIMVARGDLGVEIPPEEVPGRQKELIRACRMAAKPVIVATQMLDSMVYSPTPTRAEASDVAGAIYDGADAVMLSAESATGSYPVETVEIMSRIIEKTEKHRLYRPIVEATEPELTQTPPHAVAQAAAGVAISLRSPLIVAFTLSGATASRISRARPPLPILALTPSEQATRQLALFWGVVAVRATTVANYKQSIDNAKRAARETGLTKSGDQIVIVSGFPFATRGSTNNLRVVEVGTAS
- a CDS encoding GGDEF domain-containing protein; the encoded protein is MSYQDVIGLLNTGMSALFCISMFVLWHHHRHLTYIAIFALSYSVRALCFVIFYFAFSLGDPLLRLLANVFLMSSMVLLSIGLSIRRAQRPRYLAVLSIAALALSALYYHQFVEQSLLMRVIFLNGGLAAVGLVMLFDVAKARDRTPVEQVLFGLIIISCGGFLLRPLFLLASGNVEGGFEGAYWLVVSISDALICAMTAVGIFAVIASDVLDSIKSDAQIDALSGLLNRRGFEPRALNAIARQSADARVSVIVSDLDYFKSINDRFGHSGGDRVIRAFSEILKGNAPNDAIVGRLGGEEFAILLAPGQAATASALAEVVRLAFKEISPGILSNEFTPTASFGVAVAHKGEDLAALMDRADRALYQAKSDGRDCIRQAESSGLY
- a CDS encoding autotransporter outer membrane beta-barrel domain-containing protein, with the protein product MPKRQAFRQLLPSYQRLLLSTAPLVLAFAAVPVSVTAADWTGGAGNNDWFDAGNWSSNAVPDFSADVVIAPGTVSLSGAATANSVSVEATSTLTVAGGASTLSAAETRVVDGTLNVTGGASVTNSSGVVDGVALVSGTDGFGNASTWTSNDYFGVGDSGDGDLQVLFGGKLIVNADTYIGGTNEGKVLVSGDGSSWENAGRITVSNGILRIEDRGQVSSGLATIGDTDTSSATVSGTSSSWSISDQLTVGSYASGTLRIEDGATVSSQQGYVGAGAAGFGSVTVTGAGSSWSIGDYNLNLGNYGLGDITIEDGASVYVRDGVWLGISSSTAVGALDINGTVGARGVLETNFVRGGMGTANVTLDGGIIRATRNNSAFFTGFGSQQVLLDANGAFFDTNGYNIGVAPELTGTGALTKQGSGTLTLTGTNSYTGGTIIADGTLRLGNNGTTGSILGDVANDGILAFNRSDSVTFGGTISGSGGVQQVGSGQTILTANNSALHGVSGVYDGILSVNNTLGGTMEVHGGRLQGIGQVGTTTNFAGGTIAPGNSIGTLTVAGDYIGNSGALEIETVLGDDTSSTDQLIITGNTSGTTNVRVINVGGTGDQTVEGIKIIDVGGSSAGTFSLLGSYVFEGDQAVVAGAYAYRLYQGGVSTPADGDWYLRSTLLSSGTPLYQAGAPVYEAYSSVLQRFNSLDTLQQRVGSRVWSVSGDKSANTGQGSDGGGYGVWGRIVGQHDRLSPHSSTTGADYTVDTWQLQAGTDIELMSSTGGNLVGGLSVRYGTINGDITSAYGNGTISSNGYGLGSTLTWYGNGGFYVDGHLNLTWFDNDLNSTTAATRLASGINGFGYALGVEAGQQIAVGPGWSLTPQAQLSFSGLSYRDFTDAFGSAVSLGRDNDLTLRLGLSSDYENSWTDEAGVRSRLQAYGIANLYYDLSPDARTDVAGVSFRNSQERLWGGLGLGGTYAWDNERYAVHGQAGINTSLADLSGNTSFNGTIGFTVKF
- the ggt gene encoding gamma-glutamyltransferase, coding for MKMRFLSEAVLALMLSTAIASAQQASDTVAPEKATDIATAKRIESKSFMVAAANPLAAEAGRNVIAAGGNAIDAMVAVQAMLGLVEPQSSGLGGGAFLVYYDTKSGKLTTFDGRETAPMEATPKLFLDDNGQPLKFMDAVVGGRSVGTPGTVRLLEEAHKRYGKADWASLLKPAETLATEGFKVSPRLASLIASEGDRLKKYKEARSYFFDTSGAALQTGALLKNPVYAETLAVLANGGADAFYKGRIAEAVVNTVREAADNPGVLSLTDLSNYRVIEREPVCFNYRALDVCGMGPPSSGAITVGQILGMAENFDLKSLGPKNGESWRIIGDAQRLAFADRERYVADTDFMPLPIKGLLDKTYLGERAKLLDGDKALANNAVKAGEPEWDHALVFGRDTALELPSTSHFVIVDKDGNVVSMTTTIENGFGSRLMTNGFLLNNELTDFSFKTHDGGLPVANRVEPGKRPRSSMAPTIVMKDGRPLLAIGSPGGSQIIGYVAQALIAYIDWGMPVEAIVAQPHLINRFGTYDVEAGTSAEDLVGSLKALGYEAKPGEMNSGLHAIEITAQGLAGSADPRREGMVVGE